The sequence AAGGGGCATCAACCGCTGCCGACACTCGGAGTTGAAACAGCTTTTACGGATATCGTCCAACAATTCTTTGACCGTCGGTACTCAGAGATCATGACAAGCCGAAGTCCGTTCATCAGCAAGCAAGAGCGGCTGCAGATCCTCCAGCAGGATATTTGCTCGGCGTATAGGGAGAAACCCGCAGAACGGCCACATGCCCTACTGCGAGACATTGAGCTGCAGCTATGCTGACAGGACCGGAGAAGCTAATTGTTCTGCTGAAGATGCTCCCCTGGATCTATATGATCGGCCACTGGGGCTGGTGGTTCATCAAGTTTGAAGAGAGGAAGGAAGCGCGATGCAGACCGCAGTCGGGCACCGTTGTCCGCTTGGACATCAGTTCTGGACAGAAGCGACGCTCCGCTTAGAGCAACTGCATGATTTGCGCTGCCCCGTCTGCGGCGAGAAAGACATTGAGTCCGACTGTACCATACCTTTGGAGGTGAGACCGTGGAACATGAAAGCGTGGAACGAACTCTCCGCACGGGCTATCCAGAAGCAGAAGCACGGCTGGTGACCCACTGCGGCAGTTGCGGTGGAGAGCTGTATGAGAAAGAGGAAGTCCTGCTGCACGACGAGGATGTATTCTGCGACAACGACTGCTTACTGGATCATCTGATCGACGCCGGACATGTCTGGGTGAAGGTCCTCGATGAGGAGGTGCCGGTGTGAACAAGAAACGCCGCAAGCGCTGGCTCCAGAAACGGCAGAAAGATTACCGGCGGACGAAGTTTATACAGGCATTCCGGGAGCACTTCGTCAAACGAGGACTACTTTGAAAGGAGGGTTGTTAAACAGTGTGCGAGTATTGCGATTCCGAAAAGGATGCTTGGGGACGTCGACGTCCGCTTTATGTGCAGACATTTCCTCTTAGAGGGCACCCCATCCCAAAAATAAAGCGGAATGCACTGAAAATCTACCGAGAAAAAAACAACAAGAAAAAATATTTTCTAGGCGTCTACTCAAAAGACATCGATGGAGACGGTTTGGTTTGGCGGAATAACGGATTCATCATGAAGAAACCTATCAACTTTTGCCCAATATGCGGCAGAAACTTAAAAACACCCACTCGGCAAAGTGGGCGCTCAGGTAAAACATCTTTCCCGCAGTATACCACAAATGAGGAGGAAACAGAAATGAATTTCACGCTCACTATTGATGCGCCGGAGCTGGCGCAAGCGATCAACAATCTGGCAAATGCCTTGGAAGTCAATCCGCTCCCGACCTCGCTGCCTGCAGCTGAAACGACAAAGAAGGCACCGGCTGCCGCGAAGAAGCCGGCAGCCGTTACAAAGAAGGAAGAGCCGAAGCCTGACCCTGTTCCCGAGACAAAACTAGAAACACCGGAGCCGGTGAAGGAAGAACCAAAGAAGGAAGCAACTGCTACTGCTGAAGCGCCAGGCATGACGCTGGAAACCGTCCGCACGAAACTGGCCGCGTTCGCGTCTGCCGATAAAGCGAATCAGGTGAAAGTGAAAGACGCGCTCCAATCACTCGGCGTGAAGAAGCTGACGGACGTCAATCCGGCAGACTACGGCACGCTGCTGGATGCGATCGGGTTATCCGCATGACGGCGATCAATCATGCCGAGCGGGCACACGCCAAGCTGAGTGCGTCCGGATCCTCCCGCTGGATGGCGTGTACGCCGTCTGCTGCAGCGGAAAAAGACTTACCGGACAGCACGTCCATCTTTGCGGAAGAGGGCACGGCCGCGCATGAACTCTCCGAGCTGTTCCTGCAGTACGAAATCGGGGAGATCAGCAAGCGGGCGCTTTCCATCCGTGTCAACAAGTTCAAAGCGAAGAACGAACACTACTCGCAAGCCATGGAGGACTATGTGAAGTCGTATGTCGATGTCGTGATGGAACGGGTGAATGAAGCACGAGCCGCAACGCCGGACGCCCTGGTCATGATCGAGCAGCGACTCGATTTCAGCGAGTGGGTGCCGGAGGGCTTCGGCACCGGAGACGTTCTTATCATCGCTGACGGTCAGCTGGAGGTCGTCGACCTGAAGTATGGCAAGGGTGTGCCGGTCAGTGCCGAAAACAACTCGCAGATGCGGCTGTATGGTCTGGGTGCGTACGACCGCTATAGCGTACTGTATGACATCGACACGGTGCGGATGACGATTGTCCAGCCCCGGCTTGACAGTATCTCCAGTGAGACGCTGACCGCCGACGAACTGCTTTGGTGGGGCGAAGAGGAAGTTCGGCCGAAAGCGCAGATGGCCTGGGACGGCGAGGGCGAGTTCGTGCCCGGCGACCATTGCCGTTGGTGCAAGATTGCCCCGGTCTGCCGAGCCCGTGCGGAAGAGAACCTGAAACTCGCAGAACACGACTTTGCCGAACCGGCCACGCTCTCCCATGAGGAGGTGGCTCAGATCCTGCCCGTCGCCGATCAGCTGCAGAAGTGGGCGAAGGATATCTCCGACTACGCACTGGAGCAAGCCGAGAAACACGGCGTCAAGTTCCCCGGCTTCAAGCTGGTCGAAGGTCGGAGCAATCGGAAGTACAGCGACACGGATGCGGTGGAACAGACGCTGCTCGAGAACGGGGTCTCAGAAGACGCGTTCCTCGAGAAGAAGCTGTTGACCATCACCAAGCTCGAGAAGTCGATCGGTAAGACCGTGTTCAGCGACCTGCTGGGCGACCTGATCGAGAAACCGCCCGGCAAGCCGACGCTCGTCCCGGAGGACGATAAACGGCCGGAGCTCAGTTCTGCCGCGTCAGCTGCCGCAGACTTCGGCGACGACCTATGAAACTGTGAAAAAGGTAGGGAAAAGTAGGTCGAATTACAATAAACCAACTACTGGAGGAATTATAAATGGCGAAAATTAACGGAACGAAAGTGACAACGAACGAAGTACGCATGTCTTATGCACAGGTGTTCGAGCCGAAAGCAGCACCTGGATCGACAGAAGAGAAGTACAGCGTTTCTCTCCTGATCCCGAAGACGGACACAGAGACCATTCAGGCGATCGAGCAAGGCATTGCGGCGGCTCAACAGGCTGGTGTCGAGAAGTACGGCAAGAAGTTCCCGGCGAACCCGAAAACGACGTTCCGGGATGGGGACGAAGAGCGCCCAGACGATCCGGCATACAAGGGGCACATGTTCCTCAACTGCTCCAGCAAGACGAAGCCGGGCATCATCAAAAAAGCGGCACCCGGCAGCGGCGTCAAGTTCGTGGAGATCACGGACGAGAGCGACTTCTACTCTGGCTGCTACGGCAAAGCGATCGTGAACTTCTTCGCCTATGACGCACAGGGCAACCGCGGCGTATCGGCGGGACTGAACAACCTGATGAAGACTCGTGACGGAGAAGCGTTCGCTGGTAAGGCAGCCGCGGAGGATGATTTCGCGGATGAGTTCGAAGATGAAGATGACGATTTCCTAGGTTAATAGCAGGAGGGCTGGACAGCCCTCTTTTTTATACACAAAAGGAGGAGCTTGATAACGTTGACCCTGGAAGAGTGGAAAGACATCCCCGGGCATGAAGGCAAATACCAAGTAAGTAATCTCGGACGAGTAAGAAGTCTCGATAGGTATGTGCGAGGAGAGACCAAAAATGGGACGG comes from Sporosarcina trichiuri and encodes:
- a CDS encoding DUF2800 domain-containing protein, with protein sequence MTAINHAERAHAKLSASGSSRWMACTPSAAAEKDLPDSTSIFAEEGTAAHELSELFLQYEIGEISKRALSIRVNKFKAKNEHYSQAMEDYVKSYVDVVMERVNEARAATPDALVMIEQRLDFSEWVPEGFGTGDVLIIADGQLEVVDLKYGKGVPVSAENNSQMRLYGLGAYDRYSVLYDIDTVRMTIVQPRLDSISSETLTADELLWWGEEEVRPKAQMAWDGEGEFVPGDHCRWCKIAPVCRARAEENLKLAEHDFAEPATLSHEEVAQILPVADQLQKWAKDISDYALEQAEKHGVKFPGFKLVEGRSNRKYSDTDAVEQTLLENGVSEDAFLEKKLLTITKLEKSIGKTVFSDLLGDLIEKPPGKPTLVPEDDKRPELSSAASAAADFGDDL
- a CDS encoding DUF2815 family protein, giving the protein MAKINGTKVTTNEVRMSYAQVFEPKAAPGSTEEKYSVSLLIPKTDTETIQAIEQGIAAAQQAGVEKYGKKFPANPKTTFRDGDEERPDDPAYKGHMFLNCSSKTKPGIIKKAAPGSGVKFVEITDESDFYSGCYGKAIVNFFAYDAQGNRGVSAGLNNLMKTRDGEAFAGKAAAEDDFADEFEDEDDDFLG